From the Synergistaceae bacterium DZ-S4 genome, one window contains:
- the ilvB gene encoding biosynthetic-type acetolactate synthase large subunit produces MAKMNGAQMVVKSLEAEGVDTIFGLPGGTVIHLYDAIYDSKINHVLMRHEQAASHAADGYARVSGKPGVCIATSGPGATNLVTGIATANLDSVPMVAITGQVATTMIGTDAFQEADIMGATIPLVKHSMQVRTPEQIPVAVKKAFYIASTGRPGPVLIDVPADVQKGFGEFKYPQSISFPGYDPERGADLSQLDAAVSLLEHAERPVIFAGGGVIRSGAAGKLTELAEKLEIPVVTSLLGKGSFPESHPLGLSLGMAGMHGHPVANRALMTADVILAVGSRFSDRSTGKRSSFASEAKIIHIDLDPAEIDKAIESEVWLVGDAGKIIDAIRKSISKKYFDRSHWLEELELIRQKEPLPRNEYAGEIAPWQVIETLREITGGKSVLTTEVGQHQMWAALHYKVEEPRRFVTSGGLGTMGFGFPSAIGAALACPGQHVCCIAGDGSFMMNIQELDTCARYNIPVKVFILNNSCLGMVRQWQQLFYEHRYSNTIYNRNPDFVKIAEGMGVSGFSATRPEEIRKTIEAALKVPGPALVDFRIPQGALVLPMVPPGGSIDKMILN; encoded by the coding sequence ATGGCAAAGATGAACGGAGCCCAAATGGTGGTCAAGTCCCTTGAAGCAGAAGGAGTGGACACGATATTCGGACTGCCCGGCGGAACTGTTATCCACCTTTATGACGCAATATATGATTCAAAGATCAACCATGTCCTGATGCGCCATGAACAGGCAGCTTCGCATGCAGCTGACGGATACGCCAGAGTAAGCGGGAAACCCGGCGTATGCATTGCAACATCAGGCCCCGGGGCGACTAACCTTGTGACCGGGATCGCTACTGCAAACCTGGACTCCGTTCCGATGGTCGCGATCACGGGACAGGTGGCCACGACCATGATAGGGACAGACGCTTTCCAGGAGGCAGATATAATGGGAGCCACTATTCCTCTCGTAAAGCACAGCATGCAGGTCCGTACGCCCGAACAGATACCGGTCGCTGTGAAAAAAGCCTTTTACATAGCATCGACAGGCAGGCCCGGTCCGGTTCTGATAGATGTCCCTGCCGACGTGCAGAAGGGTTTCGGGGAGTTCAAATATCCCCAAAGCATAAGCTTTCCCGGGTACGACCCGGAAAGGGGAGCAGACCTGAGCCAACTTGACGCGGCAGTTTCCCTCCTCGAGCATGCGGAGAGACCGGTCATCTTTGCGGGAGGCGGAGTGATCAGGTCAGGTGCGGCGGGAAAACTTACAGAGCTCGCTGAAAAACTTGAAATACCCGTAGTCACATCGCTGCTCGGAAAGGGATCGTTCCCTGAATCTCATCCTCTTGGTCTTTCTTTGGGAATGGCAGGAATGCACGGACACCCCGTAGCGAACAGGGCATTGATGACGGCTGACGTTATACTCGCGGTCGGTTCGCGTTTCAGCGACAGGAGCACGGGAAAGAGGTCGAGCTTCGCATCGGAGGCAAAGATAATACACATCGACCTGGACCCCGCTGAGATAGACAAGGCAATAGAGTCCGAGGTCTGGCTTGTCGGCGATGCGGGAAAGATAATCGACGCGATCAGAAAGTCCATCAGCAAAAAATATTTCGACAGGTCACACTGGCTTGAGGAGCTTGAACTGATCCGTCAGAAGGAACCTCTTCCCAGAAATGAATATGCGGGGGAGATAGCCCCATGGCAGGTCATAGAAACGCTGAGGGAGATAACCGGAGGAAAGTCCGTCCTGACGACTGAGGTTGGTCAGCACCAGATGTGGGCTGCACTCCACTACAAGGTGGAAGAACCTCGCCGTTTTGTCACTTCCGGAGGTCTGGGCACAATGGGTTTCGGCTTCCCGTCAGCGATAGGAGCGGCTCTCGCCTGCCCGGGTCAGCATGTATGCTGTATAGCGGGCGACGGCAGTTTTATGATGAACATACAGGAACTCGACACCTGTGCGCGTTACAATATACCCGTAAAGGTTTTTATCCTCAACAACTCCTGCCTTGGCATGGTCCGCCAGTGGCAGCAGCTCTTCTATGAGCACCGCTACTCGAATACCATCTACAACCGGAATCCCGATTTCGTAAAGATAGCAGAGGGTATGGGAGTCAGCGGCTTCTCGGCAACAAGGCCCGAGGAGATAAGGAAAACGATAGAGGCTGCCCTGAAGGTGCCCGGGCCTGCACTTGTGGACTTCAGGATACCGCAGGGCGCGCTGGTCCTTCCGATGGTACCGCCGGGCGGATCGATAGACAAGATGATACTGAACTGA
- a CDS encoding isocitrate/isopropylmalate family dehydrogenase — protein sequence MKKYKIAVIPGDGIGPEVIGEAIKVLDRCGEKFSFSFEWEKFPYGAGHYLATGEVMPEEAMEHMSRCDAMLLGAIGDPRVKPGILEQGILLAFRFYFDQYVNLRPAFSLPKVHTPVDLKGTKMDSVVVRENTEDLYMCIGGTTETGELELPVEVSRGSYELKGRMSLKTDPACPFAAQAAINSRPGVERITRYACELAKKRDEDTVTVVSKSNAVSALYGFFEENAKRVMADEYPELKYAMVNVDALCYHLVRNPAAYGVLLCPNLFGDIISDLQAGLAGGLGTAAGGNIGDGLSMFEPVHGSAPDIAGTGRANPVAAILSGALMLEHLGEADASKTVNSAVSDFLENALESELPFEFGGKASFEEVGEKIRKYIR from the coding sequence ATGAAAAAATATAAAATAGCGGTCATTCCGGGCGACGGAATAGGCCCGGAAGTCATAGGCGAAGCGATCAAAGTTCTGGACAGGTGCGGGGAAAAATTCTCATTCTCTTTCGAATGGGAGAAATTCCCTTACGGGGCAGGGCACTACCTTGCCACCGGCGAAGTGATGCCGGAAGAGGCGATGGAGCATATGTCCCGTTGCGACGCCATGCTCCTTGGAGCCATCGGCGACCCTCGGGTAAAGCCTGGCATACTTGAACAGGGCATACTCCTTGCCTTTCGTTTTTACTTTGATCAGTATGTGAATCTGCGCCCGGCCTTTTCACTGCCTAAGGTGCATACCCCTGTCGACCTGAAGGGGACGAAGATGGACTCCGTGGTGGTTCGTGAAAACACTGAGGACCTCTATATGTGCATCGGAGGAACTACTGAGACCGGGGAACTTGAGCTTCCTGTGGAAGTCAGCAGGGGCAGCTATGAACTCAAAGGCAGGATGAGCCTTAAGACTGACCCGGCATGTCCCTTCGCTGCCCAGGCCGCCATAAACAGCAGGCCCGGAGTTGAGAGGATAACCAGATATGCCTGTGAGCTCGCAAAAAAGCGCGATGAGGATACCGTAACTGTTGTATCAAAATCCAACGCAGTATCGGCCCTCTACGGATTCTTCGAGGAAAACGCGAAGAGGGTCATGGCAGATGAATATCCCGAGCTGAAATATGCCATGGTAAACGTGGATGCACTATGCTATCACCTGGTCCGCAATCCAGCGGCATATGGGGTCCTTCTCTGCCCCAACCTGTTCGGCGACATAATCAGCGACCTCCAGGCGGGCCTTGCGGGAGGGCTGGGGACAGCTGCAGGAGGAAACATCGGGGACGGTCTCTCGATGTTTGAACCTGTACACGGATCGGCTCCCGACATAGCCGGGACAGGCAGAGCCAACCCTGTAGCGGCAATACTTTCAGGAGCTCTGATGCTGGAACATCTTGGCGAGGCAGACGCTTCAAAGACCGTAAACAGCGCCGTGTCGGATTTCCTTGAAAATGCCCTGGAAAGTGAGCTGCCCTTTGAATTCGGAGGAAAAGCCTCTTTCGAAGAGGTCGGAGAAAAGATCAGGAAGTACATCAGGTAA
- a CDS encoding XdhC/CoxI family protein, with the protein MNRELLTLINDEVEAGECGVLCTVTEESGSTPRSKGASMWVRRDGSISGTIGGGLIEFETIKKAGELLASGETVLVWRKDLTEKDGMLCGGSATIYMEVVGREDELLILGAGHVGKAVAQAGAFVGFRVTVWDEREEYANRENISCARTVACPIEEIFEKGITLHERSYVVIVTRGHALDAEAVALTDKKPGAYYGMIGSRSKIAAVRKMLLARGVSEEHLNRIHQPIGLPIKAETPEEIAVSILAEIIAVKRGGDTVGLRSNGRS; encoded by the coding sequence ATGAACAGGGAACTTTTGACTCTTATAAACGATGAGGTCGAAGCCGGTGAATGCGGAGTGCTCTGCACGGTCACCGAGGAATCAGGATCAACGCCCAGGAGCAAAGGGGCCTCGATGTGGGTGCGCAGGGACGGAAGCATCAGCGGCACCATAGGCGGGGGGCTCATCGAATTTGAAACGATAAAAAAAGCTGGGGAGCTTCTTGCTTCAGGCGAGACTGTCCTGGTCTGGAGAAAGGATCTGACTGAGAAGGACGGGATGCTCTGCGGAGGCTCAGCAACCATCTATATGGAAGTGGTCGGAAGGGAGGATGAGCTCCTCATCCTTGGAGCCGGACACGTAGGTAAGGCTGTTGCGCAGGCGGGAGCATTCGTCGGCTTCAGGGTAACGGTATGGGACGAGAGGGAGGAGTACGCGAACAGGGAGAACATCTCCTGCGCACGTACTGTTGCCTGCCCCATAGAGGAGATATTTGAAAAGGGGATAACACTCCACGAGAGAAGTTATGTGGTCATCGTGACCCGTGGTCATGCCCTCGATGCCGAGGCCGTTGCGTTAACGGATAAAAAGCCGGGAGCATATTACGGCATGATAGGCTCGCGGTCAAAGATCGCTGCGGTCAGAAAAATGCTTCTGGCAAGAGGTGTGTCGGAAGAACATCTCAACAGGATACACCAACCCATAGGCCTTCCGATAAAAGCGGAGACGCCCGAAGAGATCGCAGTCTCGATCCTTGCGGAGATCATAGCGGTCAAACGGGGCGGCGATACCGTTGGACTCAGAAGCAACGGCCGGTCATAA
- a CDS encoding 2-isopropylmalate synthase, which produces MIDRVRIFDTTLRDGEQAARINLNKGEKLQIARQLARLGVDVIEAGFPASSPGDFESVQAIAREIKGPIIAGLARTRAEDIRSAAEAVKDAERPRIHTFIATSPIHMEYKLKLDKEGVLAEVSSGVSLAKSLIDDVEFSAEDASRSEVPFLIEVFKTAIECGATTLNIPDTVGYAQPDEFYAFVKEILKGVNPPENIVWSVHCHNDLGLGVANSLAAVRAGARQIECTINGLGERAGNASMEEIVMALNTRADQYPAKTAIDTTKLYSTSKLVSHLTGVMVQPNKAIVGLNAFSHEAGIHQHGMLCNRATYEIMTPETVGAPASDLFLGKHSGRHAFRDRVESMGYQLSKEDLETGFTYFKELCDKKKDVSDGDIEALILDRVLSFVPERRYILKDYAVHVGTGSKPTASVTLTSGSDDYTEAAVGNGPVDASYNAVKKILGFAPQLKGFRIGATSERSDAQGETRIVLHHKDIQAQGRGTSTDVIESSIRAYVDAINRLYAAAAVKEIKLNGHDSR; this is translated from the coding sequence ATGATCGATCGAGTACGAATTTTTGACACGACACTTAGAGACGGAGAACAGGCTGCCAGGATCAACCTAAACAAGGGCGAAAAGCTGCAGATAGCCCGCCAGCTTGCCCGACTTGGCGTCGACGTCATAGAGGCGGGTTTCCCTGCTTCGTCACCCGGCGACTTTGAATCCGTACAGGCTATAGCCCGTGAGATAAAAGGCCCGATAATAGCGGGACTTGCGAGGACCAGAGCTGAGGATATCAGGAGCGCCGCGGAAGCAGTAAAAGACGCAGAGCGCCCGCGTATACACACATTCATAGCGACAAGCCCCATACACATGGAGTATAAGCTTAAGCTGGACAAGGAGGGTGTGCTTGCAGAGGTCAGCAGCGGAGTCAGCCTGGCAAAGTCACTTATAGACGATGTTGAGTTCTCAGCAGAGGACGCAAGCCGCTCTGAGGTGCCCTTCCTGATCGAAGTCTTTAAGACCGCGATCGAATGTGGCGCAACAACGCTCAACATCCCCGACACTGTGGGATATGCCCAGCCAGATGAGTTTTATGCTTTTGTAAAAGAAATACTCAAGGGAGTCAATCCTCCCGAAAATATAGTCTGGTCAGTACACTGCCACAACGACCTCGGCCTTGGGGTCGCCAACTCGCTTGCCGCAGTGAGGGCGGGCGCGAGGCAGATCGAATGCACCATAAACGGTCTGGGTGAGCGTGCGGGCAATGCTTCTATGGAAGAGATCGTCATGGCGCTCAATACCAGGGCAGACCAGTATCCGGCAAAGACAGCCATTGACACGACAAAGCTTTACAGCACCAGCAAGCTTGTATCTCACCTGACCGGAGTCATGGTACAGCCCAACAAGGCGATCGTAGGCCTTAATGCTTTTTCTCATGAGGCTGGGATACACCAGCACGGGATGCTCTGCAACAGGGCGACATACGAGATCATGACACCGGAGACTGTTGGAGCTCCGGCTTCTGACCTCTTCCTCGGGAAACACTCGGGACGCCACGCGTTTAGGGACAGGGTCGAAAGTATGGGCTATCAGCTGTCGAAAGAAGACCTTGAGACTGGCTTCACTTACTTCAAGGAACTTTGCGACAAAAAAAAGGACGTAAGCGATGGTGACATAGAGGCACTGATACTTGACAGGGTCCTCTCCTTTGTTCCCGAGAGAAGGTACATACTTAAAGACTATGCCGTCCATGTTGGTACCGGAAGCAAACCAACCGCAAGCGTCACCCTGACATCAGGCAGTGACGACTACACTGAAGCCGCTGTCGGCAACGGACCCGTAGATGCATCCTACAACGCTGTGAAGAAGATCCTCGGATTCGCCCCTCAGCTGAAGGGCTTCAGGATCGGAGCCACAAGCGAACGTTCGGATGCGCAGGGGGAGACCAGGATAGTGCTCCACCACAAGGACATTCAGGCCCAGGGGCGCGGGACCAGCACCGACGTTATCGAATCATCCATCCGGGCATATGTGGATGCAATAAACAGACTGTACGCTGCGGCGGCTGTAAAGGAGATAAAGCTCAATGGCCATGACTCTCGCTGA
- a CDS encoding 3-isopropylmalate dehydratase small subunit — protein METTLKGKAWVYGDNVDTDVIIPARYLVTSDERSLAAHCMEDIDASYAGGVLKGDMIVAGNNFGCGSSREHAPIAIKGSGASCVIAKSFARIFYRNAINIGLPILECTETGRITKDDIIEVDLAKGTITNRTKGETYNAKPFPDFLQNLIGLGGLVPYVRARLSE, from the coding sequence ATGGAGACGACCTTAAAAGGAAAGGCATGGGTATACGGCGACAACGTTGACACGGATGTCATCATTCCTGCAAGGTATCTTGTTACCAGCGACGAAAGATCACTTGCCGCCCACTGCATGGAAGACATAGATGCCTCTTACGCCGGAGGAGTATTAAAGGGAGACATGATCGTAGCCGGAAACAACTTTGGCTGCGGATCGAGCAGGGAACACGCCCCAATAGCCATAAAGGGCTCAGGGGCTTCCTGTGTGATAGCTAAATCATTCGCACGCATATTTTACCGCAATGCCATAAACATCGGCCTTCCGATACTCGAATGTACGGAGACCGGGCGGATAACGAAAGACGATATCATAGAGGTGGATCTGGCAAAAGGGACGATAACAAACAGGACGAAGGGCGAGACATACAACGCAAAACCCTTTCCCGATTTTCTCCAGAACCTGATCGGCCTTGGAGGTCTCGTACCTTACGTCAGGGCAAGACTATCTGAATAA
- a CDS encoding molybdopterin-binding protein, which yields MKITAIPLEQAIGKPLAHDLTQIDAVNHKKSARFKKGQVITEEDIPTLKDMGRENLSVMEMSPGEIHEDDAAMQLAEVLCGENLRVTPPEEGRCNLVATSSGLLWYLAETVNRVNQDPDWVLSALAPHRPVLKGQTVAGFRIRPLVMEDYRVERAVAAVRGSRPFAVLPFRDLKVAVVTTGKEIVDKRVEDAFRPKLDEKLGRLSGSVIGQTFCTDSLEDIAGAINKFLEQGAKVIICTGGMSVDADDRTPGAIRSVCRKISFQGSPALPGAMLMLGYAKSPVDGEEVAVIGAPACVAFDERTALDKLLPFVFAGIEPGDLVRRWGVGGLCEHCPTCRYPSCSFAAGS from the coding sequence ATGAAGATAACAGCCATTCCGCTCGAGCAGGCGATAGGGAAACCACTTGCCCATGACCTTACTCAGATAGATGCGGTGAACCACAAGAAATCAGCCCGCTTCAAAAAAGGACAGGTAATTACGGAAGAAGACATCCCCACATTGAAGGACATGGGGAGGGAGAACCTTTCCGTGATGGAAATGTCTCCCGGAGAGATCCATGAAGATGATGCGGCAATGCAGCTGGCAGAGGTCCTCTGCGGAGAGAACCTGAGGGTAACTCCTCCCGAGGAGGGGCGCTGCAATCTTGTGGCGACAAGCTCAGGCCTGCTTTGGTATCTTGCGGAGACGGTGAACAGGGTCAATCAGGATCCCGACTGGGTCCTCTCCGCCCTTGCCCCGCACCGCCCGGTACTGAAGGGCCAGACTGTAGCCGGCTTCCGCATAAGACCTCTGGTGATGGAGGACTACAGGGTCGAGCGCGCCGTTGCAGCTGTCAGGGGGAGCAGACCATTCGCGGTCCTGCCCTTCAGGGACCTGAAGGTGGCTGTTGTGACCACCGGCAAGGAGATAGTGGACAAGAGGGTCGAAGACGCGTTCAGGCCAAAGCTTGACGAAAAGCTTGGCAGGCTGAGCGGGAGCGTTATCGGCCAGACCTTCTGCACAGATTCGCTTGAAGATATAGCAGGTGCGATCAATAAATTTCTTGAGCAGGGAGCCAAGGTCATCATCTGTACGGGAGGCATGAGCGTCGATGCTGACGACAGGACGCCCGGTGCGATACGTTCCGTCTGCCGCAAAATATCCTTCCAGGGATCTCCCGCACTTCCGGGGGCCATGCTCATGCTCGGATACGCAAAGTCTCCTGTGGACGGCGAAGAGGTCGCCGTCATAGGAGCTCCCGCCTGCGTTGCTTTTGACGAGAGGACCGCGCTGGACAAGCTCCTTCCGTTTGTATTCGCAGGCATAGAACCCGGTGATCTTGTACGGAGGTGGGGAGTAGGGGGGCTTTGCGAACACTGTCCGACCTGCCGGTATCCATCCTGCTCTTTTGCGGCCGGAAGTTGA
- the ilvN gene encoding acetolactate synthase small subunit codes for MKNTFTILSENNPGVLMRIAGLIYRRGYNIESLSVGQTDTPGISRFTVVIEGEEGVYDQIKKQLLKLIEVIEVTNLTQQGPFVERWLALVKVRAPLDRRPHVLQTAEVFRCRVVDLGTEAVTLEITGDKGKMNACMEAFRPYGIIETAGSGQVALSRSGFISEETSDKDLAVNKLI; via the coding sequence ATGAAGAACACTTTTACCATCCTATCCGAAAACAACCCTGGAGTTCTCATGAGGATAGCCGGGCTGATCTACCGAAGAGGCTACAACATAGAGAGCCTCAGTGTAGGACAGACGGATACCCCCGGAATATCAAGGTTCACTGTGGTCATTGAGGGCGAGGAGGGTGTTTACGACCAGATCAAGAAACAGCTTCTGAAACTGATAGAAGTCATAGAGGTCACCAACCTCACACAGCAGGGGCCCTTCGTCGAGCGCTGGCTGGCGCTTGTGAAGGTCCGCGCTCCTCTTGACAGGCGTCCTCACGTTCTTCAGACAGCCGAAGTGTTTCGCTGCAGAGTTGTAGACCTTGGCACCGAGGCGGTGACGCTGGAGATCACGGGTGACAAGGGAAAGATGAATGCATGCATGGAGGCTTTCAGGCCATACGGAATAATAGAGACCGCCGGATCGGGGCAGGTAGCCCTTTCACGTTCGGGCTTCATTTCGGAAGAGACGTCTGATAAGGACCTTGCAGTCAACAAGCTGATATAA
- a CDS encoding 3-isopropylmalate dehydratase large subunit has translation MAMTLAEAIIAKHTKDPVEAGAICRVSVDFAFTNDITGPPAIKEFRKMGAKKVFDPMRCAILPDHFSPAKDIASAEQIKECREFAYEQGMLFWEVGRVGVEHTFLPENGLVLPGEIVLGADSHTCTHGAMGALATGVGSTDLAAAWALGETWLRVPETMKVSYEGTPSEWLCGKDMILALIGKIGVEGARYMALEFHGEALGKLGLDDRFTLSNMAIEAGGKTGLINPDEKLLKYTCDRAARHFEPLFADGDAAYASSVTIDVTGMEPQVAMPHLPENVKPVSEVSGTHVDQVFIGSCTNGRISDLRSAAKVLKGKRVHKKTRLMIIPASYEVYRQAMKEGLFDIFLDAGAAISTPSCGPCLGGHLGILAAGERCISTSNRNFVGRMGSPKSEVVLSGPMVAAASAVAGHICHPKEITG, from the coding sequence ATGGCCATGACTCTCGCTGAGGCGATAATAGCAAAACACACCAAAGATCCTGTTGAGGCAGGTGCGATCTGCCGTGTCAGTGTCGATTTCGCTTTCACAAACGACATAACAGGTCCTCCCGCTATAAAGGAATTCAGGAAAATGGGGGCGAAAAAAGTTTTTGATCCCATGCGCTGCGCCATTTTGCCTGACCATTTTTCACCGGCAAAGGACATTGCTTCAGCCGAACAGATAAAAGAGTGCCGGGAGTTTGCATACGAACAAGGCATGCTGTTCTGGGAAGTGGGCAGAGTCGGTGTGGAACACACCTTCCTCCCCGAAAACGGGCTGGTCCTACCCGGCGAGATAGTGCTGGGTGCTGACAGCCACACCTGCACCCATGGCGCCATGGGTGCCCTTGCTACCGGCGTCGGCTCGACCGACCTAGCTGCGGCATGGGCACTCGGAGAGACCTGGCTGAGAGTCCCCGAGACGATGAAGGTCTCTTACGAAGGCACTCCCTCCGAGTGGCTCTGCGGGAAGGACATGATCCTGGCGCTCATAGGTAAGATAGGAGTGGAGGGAGCGCGCTACATGGCCCTCGAATTCCACGGAGAGGCCCTTGGAAAGCTTGGGCTTGACGACAGGTTCACCCTCTCTAACATGGCTATCGAGGCTGGAGGGAAGACGGGACTCATCAACCCCGATGAAAAGCTTCTGAAATATACCTGTGACCGTGCAGCCAGGCATTTTGAACCCCTCTTTGCCGATGGGGACGCGGCGTATGCAAGTTCGGTCACGATAGATGTGACCGGCATGGAGCCCCAGGTAGCCATGCCTCATCTTCCAGAAAACGTAAAGCCAGTATCAGAAGTCTCAGGGACACATGTAGACCAGGTCTTCATAGGATCCTGCACTAACGGCAGGATCAGCGACTTAAGAAGCGCCGCTAAGGTCCTTAAGGGAAAGAGAGTACACAAAAAGACAAGGCTTATGATCATACCGGCATCTTACGAGGTTTACCGTCAGGCAATGAAGGAAGGGCTTTTCGACATATTCCTCGATGCAGGCGCAGCGATCTCAACACCAAGCTGCGGTCCGTGCCTCGGCGGACATCTCGGCATACTTGCCGCAGGCGAACGCTGCATATCGACAAGCAACAGAAACTTCGTAGGCAGGATGGGATCGCCAAAAAGCGAAGTCGTGCTCTCAGGTCCCATGGTAGCGGCGGCATCGGCTGTTGCGGGCCACATCTGCCATCCGAAGGAAATAACAGGCTAG
- the ilvC gene encoding ketol-acid reductoisomerase, whose protein sequence is MAKVYYDRDADLGFLDGKTITIIGYGSQGHAHAQNLRDSGAKVIVALHEGSKSRATAEKDGFEVCTVAEAAKKSDVMMFLMPDHLQASIYKNEVLPNLKKGAKLAFAHGFAVHFGQIVPEPDRDVFMVAPKGPGHMVRHMYKEGKGVPCLIAIYQDASGKAKDFALAYASGVGGGRAGIIETSFREETETDLFGEQAVLCGGVSELMQAGYQTLVDAGYQPEMAYFECINELKLIVDMVFEGGLSWMRYSVSDTAKYGDMIAGPRVIGEESKKAMKQLLTEIQDGTFARDWILENQTGRPRMKKWAKAAQEADCEAVGKELRKMMPWMEQKEVPKF, encoded by the coding sequence ATGGCAAAAGTATATTATGACCGCGACGCAGACCTTGGTTTTCTTGATGGAAAGACAATAACGATAATCGGCTACGGCAGCCAGGGACACGCACATGCGCAGAACCTCCGCGACAGCGGAGCGAAGGTAATAGTGGCCCTCCACGAGGGAAGCAAGTCAAGGGCCACCGCTGAGAAGGACGGCTTTGAAGTCTGTACTGTTGCGGAAGCAGCGAAAAAATCAGATGTGATGATGTTCCTCATGCCCGACCATCTGCAGGCCTCAATATACAAAAACGAAGTGCTCCCCAACCTTAAGAAAGGCGCAAAACTTGCTTTCGCACACGGATTCGCAGTCCATTTCGGACAGATCGTACCGGAGCCCGACCGCGACGTCTTTATGGTGGCACCCAAAGGGCCTGGACATATGGTCCGCCACATGTACAAAGAGGGGAAGGGTGTTCCCTGCCTTATCGCGATCTATCAGGACGCATCAGGAAAGGCGAAGGACTTCGCACTTGCATATGCTTCCGGTGTAGGCGGAGGAAGAGCAGGGATCATCGAGACGAGCTTCCGTGAAGAGACCGAAACGGACCTCTTCGGTGAACAGGCTGTCCTCTGCGGCGGAGTGAGCGAACTAATGCAGGCCGGATACCAGACTCTCGTTGACGCCGGTTATCAGCCTGAGATGGCGTACTTCGAGTGCATCAACGAACTCAAACTGATCGTCGACATGGTATTTGAAGGCGGACTCAGCTGGATGCGCTACTCGGTAAGCGACACGGCAAAATACGGGGATATGATCGCCGGACCCAGAGTTATCGGGGAAGAGTCAAAGAAGGCAATGAAGCAGCTCCTTACAGAGATCCAGGACGGCACCTTCGCCCGAGACTGGATACTTGAGAACCAGACCGGTCGCCCCCGCATGAAGAAGTGGGCAAAGGCTGCCCAGGAGGCAGACTGTGAAGCCGTAGGAAAAGAGCTTCGCAAAATGATGCCCTGGATGGAGCAGAAGGAAGTACCTAAGTTCTAA
- a CDS encoding transcriptional repressor, which yields MIVEEMLSKAKLRATHQRKVVLSLLIEKASPLSHSEISSMLTEPLDKVTLYRTLQTMKASGIVHQVQGLDGVWRFCAHDPELKGCPGDHPHFLCLHCGKMICLTGQRLPRVEVPEGMTVEGKQFVVYGCCSECRPETEDKQR from the coding sequence ATGATAGTAGAAGAAATGCTGAGCAAAGCAAAGCTGAGAGCTACACACCAGAGAAAGGTCGTACTCAGTCTTCTGATTGAAAAGGCTTCCCCCCTTTCTCACAGCGAAATATCATCTATGCTGACAGAGCCGCTTGACAAGGTCACGCTCTACAGGACATTGCAGACCATGAAGGCCTCAGGCATCGTGCACCAGGTCCAGGGGCTCGACGGAGTATGGCGCTTTTGCGCCCATGACCCCGAGTTGAAGGGATGCCCGGGGGACCATCCGCACTTCCTATGCCTCCACTGCGGAAAAATGATCTGTCTTACAGGCCAGAGACTTCCCAGGGTGGAAGTGCCCGAGGGTATGACAGTTGAGGGGAAGCAGTTCGTAGTATATGGTTGCTGCAGTGAATGCAGGCCCGAAACGGAGGATAAGCAAAGATGA